The Methylomonas koyamae genome has a segment encoding these proteins:
- the recD gene encoding exodeoxyribonuclease V subunit alpha, whose product MTDEQAFTDLDRGFARFLAERSRLSGANKNRFEALLLQLSAQQSAGHSCIAIGAEDREIVLASGLASADRATPLIAEAERLYLQRYWHYEERLARQLGALARQQFDAGHLEACLDRYFPSQGDEIDWQKTAAQAAVGRALSIITGGPGTGKTTTVLKILALLLETSRQSLHIALAAPTGKAAMRLQESIVANKPGLDCAAEVKDRIPEQANTLHRLLGAKPPTPYFRHDAGNPLPYDVVVVDETSMVDLALMSKLVDALKPGSRLILLGDKDQLASVESGSVLADLSAGLAENTVELQKSHRFQGQIKQLAVAVNRQDAELAWQLLQEPNSAVRRLNGDPIDWIIENYAEYLQAIADGADLVRIFAAFNRFRVLCSNQRGHNSVGEINRRVEQELASRGKIRSGSIWYAGKPVMITANHAGMQLYNGDIGLCLNDAEHGGQLRVFFPRGEQFRKLLPARLPPWETVFAMTIHKSQGSEFENIVIALPDAVNPVLSKELLYTAITRAKKSVAVSAEQAIFDACVGHRVARYSGLAAKLQTYASGPSR is encoded by the coding sequence ATGACCGACGAACAAGCCTTTACCGATCTCGACCGCGGTTTCGCCCGCTTCCTTGCCGAACGCAGTCGCTTGAGCGGCGCGAACAAAAACCGTTTCGAAGCCTTGCTGCTGCAGTTATCGGCCCAGCAGAGCGCCGGCCACAGTTGCATTGCGATCGGTGCGGAAGATCGGGAAATTGTGCTGGCTTCCGGGCTGGCCTCCGCCGACCGGGCCACGCCGTTGATCGCCGAAGCCGAGCGCTTGTATTTACAGCGCTACTGGCATTACGAGGAACGCCTGGCTCGGCAACTTGGGGCGCTGGCCCGGCAACAATTCGATGCCGGGCATCTCGAAGCTTGTCTGGACCGCTATTTTCCGAGCCAAGGCGACGAAATCGATTGGCAGAAAACCGCGGCACAAGCAGCCGTCGGCCGAGCTTTGAGCATCATTACCGGCGGCCCCGGAACCGGCAAAACCACGACGGTACTGAAAATTTTGGCATTGCTGCTGGAAACCAGTCGCCAATCGTTACACATAGCCTTGGCCGCCCCCACCGGCAAAGCCGCCATGCGCCTGCAAGAGTCGATTGTCGCCAACAAGCCCGGCCTGGATTGCGCGGCCGAGGTCAAAGACCGGATTCCGGAGCAAGCCAACACGCTGCATCGATTGCTCGGCGCCAAGCCTCCCACGCCTTATTTTCGCCACGACGCCGGCAATCCGCTGCCTTACGACGTGGTGGTGGTGGACGAAACCTCGATGGTCGATCTGGCGTTGATGAGTAAATTGGTCGATGCGCTGAAACCAGGCTCGCGTTTGATTTTACTGGGCGACAAAGACCAGTTGGCCTCGGTCGAGTCCGGCTCCGTCTTGGCCGATCTTTCCGCCGGCCTGGCCGAAAACACGGTGGAGCTGCAGAAATCGCATCGATTCCAGGGCCAAATCAAACAACTTGCCGTAGCCGTGAACCGCCAGGATGCCGAACTAGCCTGGCAACTGCTGCAAGAGCCGAATTCTGCGGTTCGGCGCCTGAACGGCGACCCGATCGACTGGATCATTGAAAACTATGCCGAATATTTGCAAGCCATTGCGGACGGCGCGGACCTAGTTCGAATTTTCGCAGCCTTCAACCGCTTTCGGGTGCTTTGCAGCAATCAACGCGGCCACAACTCGGTCGGCGAGATTAACCGGCGGGTAGAGCAGGAATTGGCAAGCCGCGGCAAAATCCGGTCCGGATCGATATGGTATGCCGGCAAGCCGGTCATGATCACCGCCAATCACGCCGGCATGCAGCTTTATAACGGCGACATCGGCTTATGCTTGAACGACGCTGAACACGGCGGCCAGCTCAGGGTGTTTTTCCCGCGCGGCGAGCAATTCCGAAAATTGTTGCCGGCCCGGTTGCCACCCTGGGAAACGGTGTTTGCGATGACGATCCATAAAAGCCAGGGCTCGGAGTTCGAAAACATCGTGATTGCCTTACCCGATGCCGTCAATCCGGTTCTGAGCAAGGAGCTGCTGTACACGGCGATTACCCGCGCCAAAAAATCGGTCGCCGTCAGCGCGGAGCAGGCCATCTTCGATGCCTGCGTCGGCCATCGTGTCGCCAGATACAGCGGTTTAGCCGCAAAATTGCAAACTTACGCTTCCGGACCAAGCCGATGA
- the thiC gene encoding phosphomethylpyrimidine synthase ThiC, whose translation MSAVRNEITTDTGSSVRIDSYPASEKVYIQGSRPDMRVPMRQINLSDTPAHFGAEKNPPIFVYDTSGPYTDPNVDINLHQGLGSVRGKWIEERGDTEVLSGPTSKFGHERLHDPKTAHLRFELTRNPRRAKSGHNVSQMHYARKGIITPEMEYIAIRENQNLEAMRDRYQGQHPGFSYGANIQSFITPEFVRSEVARGRAIIPANINHPELEPMIIGRNFLVKINGNLGNSAITSSIEEEVEKMLWGIRWGADTIMDLSTGKNIHETREWILRNSPVPIGTVPIYQALEKVDGKAEELTWDIFRDTLIEQAEQGVDYFTIHAGVRLQHVPLTAKRLTGIVSRGGSIMAKWCLAHHTESFLYTHFEEICEIMKAYDVSFSLGDGLRPGSIYDANDAAQFGELETLGELTQIAWKHDVQTMIEGPGHVPLQMIKVNMDKQLEDCFEAPFYTLGPLTTDIAPGYDHITSAIGAANIGWYGCAMLCYVTQKEHLGLPNKQDVREGIVTYKIAAHAADLAKGHPGAQIRDNAMSKARFEFRWEDQFNLALDPEKARSFHDETLPKESAKVAHFCSMCGPHFCSMKITQDVRNYAEQKGLEEAEALKIGMEEKSKQFLEEGAAIYHEI comes from the coding sequence ATGAGCGCTGTCCGCAATGAAATTACTACCGACACCGGCAGTAGCGTAAGAATCGATTCCTACCCCGCCTCGGAAAAAGTCTACATCCAGGGCAGCCGACCCGACATGCGGGTGCCGATGCGGCAGATCAACCTGTCGGACACGCCGGCCCATTTCGGCGCCGAGAAAAACCCGCCGATCTTCGTCTACGATACCTCCGGCCCTTACACCGACCCCAACGTCGACATCAACCTGCATCAAGGCTTGGGCTCGGTGCGCGGCAAATGGATAGAAGAGCGCGGCGATACCGAAGTCTTGAGCGGCCCAACCTCCAAATTCGGCCACGAACGTCTGCACGACCCGAAAACCGCGCACCTGCGTTTTGAGTTGACCCGCAATCCGCGCCGCGCCAAATCCGGCCACAACGTCAGCCAGATGCATTACGCCCGCAAAGGCATCATCACCCCGGAGATGGAATACATCGCGATCCGCGAAAACCAGAATCTGGAAGCGATGCGCGACCGTTACCAAGGCCAACACCCCGGCTTTTCCTACGGTGCCAACATCCAGTCCTTCATCACGCCGGAGTTCGTGCGTTCCGAAGTCGCCAGAGGCCGCGCCATCATCCCGGCCAACATCAACCATCCGGAGCTGGAGCCGATGATCATTGGCCGCAACTTCCTGGTTAAGATCAACGGCAACCTGGGTAACTCGGCGATTACTTCGTCGATCGAGGAAGAAGTCGAAAAAATGCTGTGGGGCATCCGCTGGGGCGCCGACACCATCATGGATTTGTCGACCGGCAAGAACATACACGAAACCCGCGAATGGATCTTGCGCAACTCGCCGGTGCCGATTGGTACCGTGCCGATTTATCAGGCGCTGGAAAAAGTCGACGGCAAGGCCGAGGAACTGACCTGGGACATCTTCCGCGACACGCTGATCGAACAGGCCGAGCAGGGCGTGGATTACTTCACCATCCACGCCGGTGTCCGCCTGCAACATGTGCCGCTGACAGCTAAGCGCCTGACCGGCATCGTCTCGCGCGGCGGTTCGATCATGGCCAAATGGTGTCTGGCTCATCATACCGAGAGCTTCCTGTATACGCACTTTGAAGAAATCTGCGAAATCATGAAGGCCTATGACGTGTCGTTCTCGCTGGGCGACGGTCTGCGCCCGGGCTCAATTTACGACGCCAACGACGCCGCCCAGTTTGGTGAGCTGGAAACCTTGGGCGAATTGACTCAAATCGCCTGGAAACACGATGTGCAGACCATGATCGAAGGCCCCGGCCACGTGCCGCTGCAAATGATCAAGGTCAACATGGACAAGCAGCTGGAAGATTGCTTCGAGGCGCCGTTCTACACCTTGGGGCCTTTGACCACCGACATCGCCCCCGGCTACGACCATATCACTTCCGCTATCGGCGCCGCCAACATCGGCTGGTACGGCTGCGCGATGTTGTGCTACGTGACGCAAAAAGAGCATTTGGGCCTGCCCAACAAGCAGGACGTCCGCGAAGGCATCGTTACCTACAAGATTGCCGCTCACGCCGCCGACCTGGCCAAGGGCCATCCCGGCGCGCAGATTCGCGACAACGCGATGTCGAAAGCCCGTTTCGAATTCCGCTGGGAAGACCAGTTCAATCTGGCGCTGGACCCGGAAAAAGCTCGTTCCTTCCACGACGAAACCTTGCCGAAAGAATCGGCTAAAGTTGCTCACTTTTGTTCGATGTGCGGCCCGCATTTCTGCTCGATGAAAATCACCCAAGATGTGCGCAACTACGCCGAACAAAAAGGCCTGGAAGAAGCGGAGGCTTTAAAAATCGGCATGGAGGAAAAATCCAAGCAGTTCCTGGAAGAAGGTGCGGCGATCTACCACGAAATTTAA